A stretch of the Candidatus Eisenbacteria bacterium genome encodes the following:
- a CDS encoding YbaB/EbfC family nucleoid-associated protein: MQDIRKLMRQAQEMQAQMQRVQEQLGEQEVEGTSGGGKVVVTMNGRHEVRRVRIDPKVVDPEDVEMLEDLIAAAMNDADAKIQTRMKEEMSKLTGGLGIPGLF; the protein is encoded by the coding sequence TGCGGCAGGCCCAGGAGATGCAGGCGCAGATGCAGCGCGTGCAGGAGCAACTCGGCGAGCAGGAAGTGGAGGGCACATCGGGCGGCGGTAAAGTCGTCGTCACGATGAACGGCCGCCACGAGGTCCGTCGCGTCCGCATCGACCCGAAAGTGGTCGATCCCGAAGACGTCGAGATGCTCGAGGATCTGATCGCCGCGGCCATGAACGACGCCGACGCGAAGATCCAGACGCGCATGAAGGAGGAGATGTCCAAGCTGACCGGCGGTCTCGGGATCCCCGGCCTCTTCTAG
- the recR gene encoding recombination protein RecR: MQYSSRHLEDLVGRLAKLPGIGKKTAQRLAFHLLRTDKEEAVGLAAAIARVRDEVSTCERCGNVAETQPCYFCADERRDGTVLCVVEHPGDVLALEKSGAYRGQYYVLRGTLAPLDGVTAADLRIDRLLERVKSEGIREVILALNPTSQGEATSHFLAEVLGGLGVQITRIARGVPMGSEIELSDQATLARALEGRKQI, encoded by the coding sequence ATGCAGTACAGCTCGCGTCACCTGGAGGATCTGGTCGGCAGGCTCGCGAAACTGCCGGGCATCGGGAAGAAGACCGCGCAACGCCTCGCCTTTCACCTGCTGCGCACCGACAAGGAGGAGGCCGTCGGCCTGGCCGCGGCGATCGCTCGCGTGCGGGACGAGGTGAGCACCTGCGAACGCTGCGGAAACGTCGCCGAGACGCAGCCTTGCTATTTCTGCGCCGATGAGAGGCGCGACGGCACGGTCCTTTGCGTCGTCGAGCATCCGGGGGATGTCCTCGCCCTCGAGAAGAGCGGCGCCTACCGGGGCCAGTACTATGTCCTTCGCGGGACCCTCGCGCCGCTGGACGGCGTGACCGCCGCGGACCTGCGGATCGATCGGCTTCTGGAACGCGTCAAGAGCGAGGGGATCCGCGAGGTGATCCTCGCGCTCAATCCGACGAGCCAGGGGGAGGCGACGTCGCACTTCCTCGCCGAGGTCCTGGGCGGGCTCGGCGTCCAGATCACCCGCATCGCCCGCGGCGTGCCGATGGGATCGGAGATCGAGCTCTCCGACCAGGCGACCCTGGCCCGCGCCCTGGAAGGGCGCAAGCAGATCTGA